The Edaphobacter acidisoli genome contains the following window.
ACATGCGCGCCGAGATGGACCGCGAGACCGGCGAGATCCGCGCCTACGTCTACAAGACCGTCGTCGAGACCCCCGAGCAGGTCGAAGACAGCATCAATCAGATGACCCTCGAGCAGGCCCGCGAACTCGCGCCCGAGGTCGAAGTCGGCGGCGAGCTGCGCTTCTACAAAGACACCACGCCCCTCGGCCGCATCGCCGCCCAGATGGCCAAGCAGGTCATCTTCCAGAAGGTCCGCGAGGCCGAGCGCGACACCGTCTTCAACGAGTACAACCACCGCGCCGGCGAAGTCATCACCGCCACCGTCAAGCGCCTCGAACCCATGGACGTCATCTTCGACATCGGCAAAGCCGAAGCCCGCATGCCGAAGCGCGAACAGTCGCGCCTCGAGCAGTTCGCCGTCGGCGAGCGTGTCCGCGTTGTGCTTCTCCGCGTCGACCGCGCCGCCAAGGGCCCGCAGGTCATCGTCTCGCGCGCCTCTCCGATTCTCGTGCAGAACCTCTTCCAGTCCGAGGTCCCCGAGATCTACGACGCCACCGTCAACATCAAGGCCATCGCCCGCGAGGCAGGCGAGCGCACCAAGATCGCCGTCCAGTCCCGCGACAAGGACGTCGACCCCGTCGGCGCCTGCGTCGGCATGAAGGGCATGCGCGTGCAATCCATCATCCGCGAGCTGCGCGGCGAAAAGATCGACATCATCGAGTTCTCCGATGAGATCACCACCTTCGCCGAAAAGGCCCTGCAACCCGCCAAGGTCAGCCGCGTCTCCATCACCGACCTCGGCGAAAAGCAGATCGAGGTCATCGTCGACGACACCCAGCTCTCGCTCGCCATCGGCAAGAAGGGCCAGAACGTTCGTCTCGCCGCCAAGCTTCTCCAGTGGAAGATCGACATCAAGAGCGAAGAAGAAAAGCGCCAGGAAGTCGAGCAGCAGATGCAGGCCATGTCCGGCGGCCCCTCGACCCCGATCGAGCAGGTCACCGAGCTCGGCGAAAACGTGCTCGAAAAGCTCATCGCCGCGGGCATCACCACCGTCGAAGCCCTCGCCGACATGACCCCCGAGCAGCTCGAAGAGGTCCCCGGCATCGGCGAAAAGACCGTCGAGAAGATCTCCGTCGCCGTCCGCCACTACTTCGGCCAGTACGAAGAAGGCGAAGAGCGTCCCGCGCCGAAGGCCGAGCCCGAGGCCAGCTTCGACAAGACCCCCGAAGCGATTCTCGCTGAAGACGCAGGCAAAGACGCGCCCCGTGAGGTCCGCAGCTTCTCGACCGAAGACATCGTCGAGGCCGAAGAAGAGGGCTCCGATACAGACGCTCTCTCAGAAGCCGACGCCCGCGAGGAGCGCATCGAACACGATAACGACGCCGTCGACACTCTCGTAAACGAGAGCGAAGACGTCGCCACCGAAGGCATCGACGAAGGGTCCGGCCGTGGCTGACAGGCCCTTCGCGCAACTTTACTTCCCTCGCTCGCGCACGCTGCGATTCAGGGATAATACAAAGAGCAGAGCAACCCATCTCGAGGCTGATATGAACAGCTAAGCGCGAGAGGCAAGCAAAGGAACGGATGAGCAAAGTTCGAATCAACGATCTGGCACGAGAACTGGAAGTCAAGAGCAAGGCGATTCTCGACGCCCTGACGGCCGTCGGTGTCACCGAAAAAAAGACCCACTCCAGCTCCATCGAAGTCGACGAAGCCGAGAAGGTGCGCCAATACATCTCGGGCGGCAGCAGGCCCGCCACTACGGCCAGGCCGGCGGCTGACACCAAGCCGAAGTTCGATCTCTCCAAGGTCTCCAAGCCCGGCGACGCCCTCAAAGCCATCCTTGAGCGCAAGCATGCCGAGGCCGCGGCAAAATCCGCGCCGCCGCCGCGCCCCACCGCTGTCGTCGCGCCTCCCGTTGCCACTCCGGCACGACCTGCCGCTGCGCCCGCCCCCGCATCTGCGCAGCCTGCAACCCCTGCCCCGCGCCGCATCGTCCCGCAGCCGCGTCCGCAGGCCAACATCATCGCGCCCGCACCGCCGCCTGCCATCGCCACCAGGCCGCCCGCAGGTCCGGTCATCGCGAAGCCGCCCGTAACCGCGGCTCCCGCGCCTGCCATCGCGGCGCATCCTCCAGCGGCGCATCCTCCAGCAGTACATTCGAAGGATCGCCCCGTCGTCGCTGCCGTGCCTCCAGCCACGCTAAAACCCGCCGCATCCGCTTCCGTCGAAGCGCCCGCTCCAGCCGCGGCACCAGCTCCAGTACCAGTAGAAGCTCCGTCCGCGCCAGAGCCTGTAGCGGCAGCGCCCGCGCCTCCGGCCGCACCCGTCCGCCGCGTCATCATGCCGCAGACCGGCCCGCGCCCCATCTACACCGCACCCGCAGGAGCACCTGCAACCCCGCAGCGCGGCCGTCCCATCTTCGAGCGCCCGCGCCCACAAGGCCCCGGTGGTTCGCGTCCCATGCCCACGGCTCCCGGAGCCCGCCGGCCGATGCATCCCACACGCAGCTACCCCGGCGGTCCACCGTCTGGTGGCGCGCCCGGCCGTCCCGGCTTTGGCGGTCCGCGCCCAGGCTTCGGACAGCGTCCAGGCATGGGAGCACCCGGCATGTTGCCGCCTCCAGGCGAAGCGCCCACCGGCCAGCGTCCAGGACAGCGCCCGGGCCGCCGCGGCAACCAGCGCTACGAAAAGACCAAGGAAGGCCCGATGAAGGGCTTCGCCCCGCCGCCGCGTTTTGGCGGAGCGCAGATCCCCCAGCAGCCGCTTCCCATCACCCGGACCATCACCGTCACCGAGGGCATCAGCGTCAAGGACCTCGCCGAAAAGCTCGAGCTGCGCGGCAAGGACCTCATCGCCACCCTGCTCATGCGCGGCGTGCTCGTCACCGTCAACCAGTCGCTCGACAGCGAGCTGGTCAAGGACGTCTCCCGCCAGTTCGGCGCCGACGCGCAAATCATCTCCGTCGAAGAGCAGCTTGAGAACGAAGCCATCGAGGGCCTGCTCGAAGACACCACCGGTATGGTCGAGGTTGTCCGCTCGCCCGTCGTCACCGTCATGGGCCACGTCGACCACGGCAAGACCTCGCTGCTCGACGCCATCCGCTCCACCGACGTCGCCGGCGGCGAAGCCGGAGGCATCACTCAACACATCGGCGCCTACAAGGTCAAAATCACCAAGCCCGACTCGCCCGCCTTTGGACGCGAGATCGTCTTCCTCGACACCCCCGGCCACGAGGCCTTCACCCGCATGCGTGCACGCGGCGCCAAGGTCACCGACATCGTCGTCGTGGTCGTTGCCGCCGACGACGGCGTCATGCCCCAGACCCTCGAAGCCATCGACCACGCCCGCGCCGCCAAGGTCCCCATCATCGTCGCGGTCAACAAGATCGACAAGCCCGAGGCTAACCCGCAGCGTGTCATGCAGCAGCTCGCCGAGCGCGGCCTCCAGCCCGACTCATGGGGCGGCGACACGCCCTTCGTCGAGGTCTCCGCGAAGAAGCGCATCAACCTCGACGGCCTCGAAGAGATGATCTGCCTCGTCGCAGACACCAACGAACAAAAGGCCACGCCCGACCGTCCCGCCGTCGGTACCGTCATCGAAGCCAAGCTCGACCGCGGCCGCGGCGCCGTCGCC
Protein-coding sequences here:
- the nusA gene encoding transcription termination factor NusA, with protein sequence MPSVLYQTIETLSRDKGIEADIVVGAVEDAIALATRKYYKTQENMRAEMDRETGEIRAYVYKTVVETPEQVEDSINQMTLEQARELAPEVEVGGELRFYKDTTPLGRIAAQMAKQVIFQKVREAERDTVFNEYNHRAGEVITATVKRLEPMDVIFDIGKAEARMPKREQSRLEQFAVGERVRVVLLRVDRAAKGPQVIVSRASPILVQNLFQSEVPEIYDATVNIKAIAREAGERTKIAVQSRDKDVDPVGACVGMKGMRVQSIIRELRGEKIDIIEFSDEITTFAEKALQPAKVSRVSITDLGEKQIEVIVDDTQLSLAIGKKGQNVRLAAKLLQWKIDIKSEEEKRQEVEQQMQAMSGGPSTPIEQVTELGENVLEKLIAAGITTVEALADMTPEQLEEVPGIGEKTVEKISVAVRHYFGQYEEGEERPAPKAEPEASFDKTPEAILAEDAGKDAPREVRSFSTEDIVEAEEEGSDTDALSEADAREERIEHDNDAVDTLVNESEDVATEGIDEGSGRG
- the infB gene encoding translation initiation factor IF-2; this translates as MSKVRINDLARELEVKSKAILDALTAVGVTEKKTHSSSIEVDEAEKVRQYISGGSRPATTARPAADTKPKFDLSKVSKPGDALKAILERKHAEAAAKSAPPPRPTAVVAPPVATPARPAAAPAPASAQPATPAPRRIVPQPRPQANIIAPAPPPAIATRPPAGPVIAKPPVTAAPAPAIAAHPPAAHPPAVHSKDRPVVAAVPPATLKPAASASVEAPAPAAAPAPVPVEAPSAPEPVAAAPAPPAAPVRRVIMPQTGPRPIYTAPAGAPATPQRGRPIFERPRPQGPGGSRPMPTAPGARRPMHPTRSYPGGPPSGGAPGRPGFGGPRPGFGQRPGMGAPGMLPPPGEAPTGQRPGQRPGRRGNQRYEKTKEGPMKGFAPPPRFGGAQIPQQPLPITRTITVTEGISVKDLAEKLELRGKDLIATLLMRGVLVTVNQSLDSELVKDVSRQFGADAQIISVEEQLENEAIEGLLEDTTGMVEVVRSPVVTVMGHVDHGKTSLLDAIRSTDVAGGEAGGITQHIGAYKVKITKPDSPAFGREIVFLDTPGHEAFTRMRARGAKVTDIVVVVVAADDGVMPQTLEAIDHARAAKVPIIVAVNKIDKPEANPQRVMQQLAERGLQPDSWGGDTPFVEVSAKKRINLDGLEEMICLVADTNEQKATPDRPAVGTVIEAKLDRGRGAVASILVQNGTLRTGDSYIVGNTFGKIRAMFDDRGRPVTEAGPSTPVEILGLEGMPDAGDTFLVMSDRDRAKEIAKYRSLKEREAQLAKSSRASLEGLAEQIKSAGVKDLNLILKGDVQGSVEVLADSLEKMSTEKVRVRVLRAGVGAITESDVLLASASNAVIIGFNVRPDRKAAEIAERENVEIRLHSIIYELQDEITKAMYGLLEPVYKENYLGRAEVLNVFKITKVGQIAGCIVRDGLIKRDANVRVLRNEEELWKGKIASLKRFKDDASEVRQGVECGIDLAGFKEIQVGDIVEAFTTEKIAAELGKTAAEKKAEEKPTEPANA